One Natrinema marinum genomic window carries:
- a CDS encoding glycosyltransferase family 2 protein, whose amino-acid sequence MTQVSVIIPTYNRAATLPRAIDSALAQTVADLEVVVVDDGSTDDTDSVLADYEDPRVRSVTHATNRGANVARNTGIERARGEYVAFLDSDDEWHPEKLERQLSALEERSNDWVGAYCDSAFDLSGASGRLRTTAASILARRDAAPTREGSEELMAEILADTVQPGAGSTLLVRTAVARDAGGFDEELDRFQDPEFCLRVLEHGKLAYVDDVLVRRDETGYPPAAVIENASEQYLAAYESEVERFEDAGYEIRSSHELVIAKRYLAEGRFLQGIQHLRAAAVSPRAYPGLCWVAGVGVRRRPRPIVGVLLFILAASVLGWRALSQ is encoded by the coding sequence ATGACCCAGGTCAGCGTCATCATTCCGACGTACAACAGGGCGGCGACGCTTCCGCGCGCGATCGACAGCGCGCTCGCCCAGACGGTCGCGGACCTCGAGGTGGTCGTCGTCGACGACGGCTCGACCGACGACACCGATTCGGTGCTGGCCGACTACGAGGACCCGCGGGTCCGGTCGGTCACGCACGCGACCAATCGGGGTGCGAACGTCGCCCGAAACACCGGCATCGAGCGCGCACGTGGCGAGTACGTCGCCTTCCTCGATTCGGACGACGAGTGGCACCCGGAGAAACTCGAGCGCCAACTGTCGGCCCTCGAGGAGCGCTCGAACGACTGGGTCGGCGCCTACTGTGACTCCGCGTTCGACCTCTCGGGCGCGAGCGGCCGGCTCCGAACGACGGCAGCGTCGATCCTCGCTCGCCGGGACGCGGCGCCGACGCGGGAGGGCAGCGAAGAGCTGATGGCCGAGATCCTCGCGGACACCGTCCAACCGGGCGCGGGATCGACGCTGCTCGTTCGGACGGCCGTCGCCAGAGATGCCGGCGGCTTCGACGAGGAGCTAGACCGGTTTCAGGACCCGGAGTTCTGCCTGCGCGTGCTCGAGCACGGAAAGCTCGCCTACGTCGACGATGTGCTCGTCCGTCGCGACGAGACCGGCTACCCGCCAGCGGCCGTCATCGAGAACGCCAGCGAGCAGTACCTCGCCGCGTACGAGAGCGAGGTCGAGCGCTTCGAGGACGCGGGATACGAGATCCGCTCGAGCCACGAACTCGTCATCGCGAAACGATACCTCGCGGAAGGACGGTTCCTGCAGGGGATCCAGCATCTGCGAGCGGCAGCGGTGTCGCCGCGGGCGTACCCCGGCCTCTGCTGGGTCGCCGGCGTCGGCGTTCGGCGGCGGCCCCGTCCGATCGTCGGCGTACTATTGTTCATCCTCGCCGCGAGCGTGCTCGGCTGGCGCGCGCTCTCTCAGTAA
- a CDS encoding asparagine synthase-related protein: protein MNRELFGVFGGIDTFERLRSRNEFDAVLTGSTLTVGIRDDDLGTPGWSTAYSGDEGACLIWGEAYAPGDESNAARWFLESFAADGVRALGDLNGSYLAVVDATGRDAFVATDMVRSRECFYTDATGVRTFGTDAAAVARTIPEPTLDRDAVLEFLHLGVTLGEKAAVEELRRVPLDSRLLPTAIEPIGRFVYDSQSTREFDPVDELAERLERALERRSVLPGRKGILLSAGYDSRIILSQLADIDRSYTVGAPDAAEVDGARRLAEQYGANHTAFPPDERYLRPDDPKLRHSHGIKESLHIHHAGYTDEIEVDTMYHGLLCDTFFRGHFTAQETIDVLGKRVPTGRLELDPDPVEVLLEKFGYSREASRKLADHTSFDADPASFVREAIADEFHERRWRAGTIQNALTCCGIANQPSMPFHDHLSDRFLTSFLATDRELIDWHLQTPPEFRTTDTFLQACRRLDTDILRHRPPDRPYDTTLLNEIEGFVRRKTPLLTSFEPPWPDRETLFDRHDLDRRLLSDAEHVHDLPARHKLRLVDLRGWLDSWSDGCERSLPWLRPLQPVVS from the coding sequence ATGAACAGAGAACTATTCGGAGTATTCGGCGGTATCGACACGTTCGAGCGTCTCAGATCCCGTAACGAGTTCGACGCGGTCCTCACCGGGTCGACCCTAACGGTCGGCATCAGAGACGACGATCTCGGAACGCCCGGCTGGAGCACGGCCTACTCCGGCGACGAGGGGGCCTGTCTGATCTGGGGCGAGGCGTACGCTCCCGGTGACGAATCGAACGCCGCCCGCTGGTTCCTCGAATCCTTCGCGGCGGACGGAGTCAGGGCGCTCGGCGATCTCAACGGCTCGTACCTGGCTGTCGTCGACGCCACGGGCAGGGACGCGTTCGTCGCAACCGACATGGTTCGTTCTCGGGAGTGTTTCTACACCGACGCGACCGGGGTTCGAACCTTCGGAACCGATGCCGCCGCGGTCGCCCGGACGATCCCTGAACCGACGCTCGACCGAGACGCCGTCCTCGAATTCCTGCATCTGGGTGTGACCCTCGGCGAGAAAGCCGCTGTCGAAGAGCTCCGTCGGGTGCCGCTCGATAGCCGTCTCTTGCCGACAGCGATCGAGCCGATCGGTCGATTCGTCTACGATTCGCAGTCGACCCGGGAGTTCGACCCGGTCGACGAGCTCGCCGAGCGCCTCGAGCGCGCGCTCGAGCGTCGGTCGGTGTTGCCCGGTCGCAAGGGGATCTTGCTCTCTGCGGGGTACGACTCGCGGATCATCCTCTCGCAGCTCGCAGACATCGACCGCAGTTACACGGTGGGCGCACCCGACGCCGCCGAAGTCGACGGCGCGAGGCGTCTCGCGGAGCAATACGGTGCGAACCACACGGCTTTCCCGCCGGACGAGCGCTACCTGCGTCCCGACGACCCGAAGCTCCGACACTCACACGGTATCAAGGAGTCCCTGCACATCCACCACGCCGGTTACACGGACGAAATCGAGGTCGACACGATGTACCACGGGCTCCTCTGTGACACCTTCTTCCGCGGACATTTCACCGCTCAGGAGACGATCGACGTCCTCGGGAAGCGCGTCCCGACCGGTCGGCTCGAGCTGGATCCGGACCCCGTCGAGGTGCTCCTCGAGAAGTTCGGCTACAGCCGTGAAGCCAGCCGCAAACTCGCCGACCACACCTCGTTCGACGCGGATCCCGCGTCGTTCGTCAGGGAGGCGATCGCCGACGAATTCCACGAGAGACGGTGGCGAGCGGGTACGATCCAGAACGCCCTCACCTGCTGTGGAATCGCCAATCAGCCGTCGATGCCGTTCCACGACCACCTGTCGGATCGGTTCCTGACGTCGTTTCTGGCGACGGACCGCGAACTGATCGACTGGCATCTGCAGACCCCGCCTGAATTCCGGACGACGGATACCTTCCTCCAGGCGTGCCGGCGACTCGATACCGACATCCTGCGACACAGGCCGCCCGACCGCCCGTACGATACGACGCTGCTCAACGAGATCGAGGGATTCGTGCGCCGGAAGACGCCGCTTCTCACCTCGTTCGAACCGCCGTGGCCGGACCGCGAGACGCTCTTCGACCGACACGATCTCGACCGACGCCTGTTGAGCGACGCCGAGCACGTCCACGACCTGCCGGCCAGGCACAAACTCAGGCTCGTGGACCTCCGTGGCTGGCTCGACAGTTGGTCGGACGGGTGTGAGCGATCGCTTCCCTGGTTGCGCCCACTGCAACCGGTCGTTTCGTAG
- a CDS encoding polysaccharide deacetylase family protein yields the protein MSQQRATRRRFLALASATGIAGTAGCTERLKSVTGQSGGDPSNETDGIPDESSTPGLTDGVPPLETEFDSRERFRQPGDSFEDFADLEPWTVTQGSGQADTDVVFDGEQSFRLRSNGSENIIAERSLAGEDLRETDLSFAVRTSTPDSITINLRIVDQFGSDKIYSLRQIRYRKPDVGWFRASPGVFQQSAYEPALDHLDRLEIQVLHSMPEAEVWIDDLRTHETADQGYVMLSWDDGMLDYYETAAPMHDEYGFSAVQAPVPRWVERGEDGVMSISELRERQDAGDQIVVHGTHNPIAELDDESAIETRLEQDKRWYIQNEFEGANYIVYPHNSFDKTSLEHTTDYHYCGGFNQAGNVNTTSVYGFDPLVLPRTIGHDLEISKRCVDLAAQHNQCTILNFHEFSAKNTMSKADYEALLEHIDSADVEVITFDDLWALRAGDR from the coding sequence ATGTCTCAGCAACGCGCGACGCGACGGCGGTTTCTCGCACTCGCGAGTGCGACCGGGATCGCCGGTACGGCCGGCTGTACGGAGCGACTCAAGTCTGTGACCGGCCAGTCCGGTGGGGATCCGTCGAACGAAACGGACGGGATACCGGACGAATCGTCCACGCCCGGGCTCACCGACGGCGTTCCACCGCTCGAAACGGAGTTCGACAGCCGCGAGCGGTTTCGCCAACCGGGCGACTCCTTCGAAGACTTCGCCGATCTCGAGCCCTGGACCGTCACGCAGGGCTCGGGCCAGGCCGACACCGATGTCGTTTTCGACGGCGAGCAGAGCTTCCGGCTGCGGTCGAACGGTAGCGAGAACATCATCGCCGAGCGGAGCCTCGCGGGTGAGGACCTCCGGGAGACGGACCTGTCGTTTGCGGTTCGGACGTCGACGCCCGACAGCATCACGATCAACCTGCGAATCGTCGACCAGTTCGGCAGCGACAAGATCTACTCCCTTCGACAGATCCGGTATCGGAAACCAGATGTCGGCTGGTTCCGGGCGAGCCCCGGCGTCTTCCAGCAGAGCGCGTACGAACCCGCACTGGACCACCTCGATCGGCTCGAGATCCAGGTGCTTCACTCCATGCCCGAGGCGGAGGTCTGGATCGACGACCTGCGCACGCACGAGACGGCCGACCAGGGGTACGTCATGTTGAGTTGGGACGACGGGATGCTCGACTACTACGAGACGGCCGCGCCGATGCACGACGAGTACGGATTCTCGGCGGTGCAGGCCCCGGTGCCACGCTGGGTCGAACGGGGCGAGGATGGCGTGATGTCGATTTCGGAACTGCGAGAGCGCCAGGATGCCGGCGACCAGATCGTCGTCCACGGGACCCACAACCCGATCGCCGAACTCGACGACGAGTCGGCCATCGAGACCCGCCTCGAGCAGGACAAGCGGTGGTACATCCAAAACGAGTTCGAGGGTGCGAACTACATCGTCTATCCGCACAACAGCTTCGACAAGACGAGCCTCGAGCACACGACCGACTACCACTACTGCGGCGGCTTCAACCAGGCCGGCAACGTCAACACGACGAGCGTCTACGGCTTCGATCCGCTAGTCCTCCCGCGGACGATCGGCCACGACCTCGAGATATCGAAGCGCTGTGTCGACCTCGCCGCACAGCACAATCAGTGTACCATCCTGAACTTCCACGAGTTCTCCGCCAAGAACACAATGTCGAAGGCCGACTACGAGGCGCTGCTCGAACACATCGACAGCGCCGACGTCGAGGTCATCACCTTCGACGACCTCTGGGCGCTGCGAGCAGGCGATCGCTGA
- a CDS encoding PKD domain-containing protein, with translation MRREILSRRSVLAGTAGMTVAGTTGVVGDSMQSDEGAVSRESFEIREGTAEATTVYVTTADAAGPTAIVVGGVHGNEVAGYEAAGQIADWPIDAGRLVTIPEANAAAIERGTRTDAAGNDLNRQFHEGETPDTKLARAIWDVIREYDPDILIDLHESTGIYAGDPVDGVGQAIFHSGSEAALDEAADAADYVTRNHVDDAGLAFQTGPFSSPQSSPNGLLAHKAARDLGAEAFLAETLSDVALETRVLWQTTIVDRLFQDELLLNASPPQEPVDEVEAADESDDGADGGDETPASDAPTARLQVLPTWTDETALEPGQSITLDASRSRDPDGEIVRYEWRVGENGAFDEADETLEVTIGPNGDGTHPIALRVVDESGRIDIDEVTLSTGC, from the coding sequence ATGAGACGCGAGATACTGTCTCGACGATCGGTATTGGCCGGGACCGCCGGGATGACGGTCGCCGGGACGACCGGCGTCGTCGGGGACTCGATGCAAAGCGACGAGGGGGCCGTCTCTCGAGAGTCGTTCGAGATTCGCGAGGGGACGGCCGAAGCGACGACGGTGTACGTGACGACCGCGGACGCAGCGGGGCCGACGGCCATCGTCGTCGGCGGGGTACACGGAAACGAGGTCGCAGGCTACGAGGCAGCAGGACAGATCGCCGACTGGCCGATCGATGCCGGCCGGCTCGTCACGATTCCCGAAGCGAACGCCGCCGCGATCGAACGGGGGACCAGAACCGACGCCGCGGGCAACGATCTCAACCGGCAGTTCCACGAGGGGGAAACGCCGGACACGAAACTCGCACGCGCGATCTGGGACGTGATCAGGGAGTACGACCCCGATATCCTGATCGACCTCCACGAATCGACCGGAATCTACGCCGGCGATCCGGTCGACGGCGTCGGGCAAGCGATCTTTCACTCGGGGAGCGAGGCGGCCCTCGACGAAGCCGCCGACGCGGCCGACTACGTTACCAGAAACCACGTCGACGACGCCGGACTGGCGTTTCAGACCGGGCCGTTTTCCTCGCCCCAATCCAGCCCGAACGGGCTGCTCGCACACAAGGCGGCCCGCGATCTCGGCGCCGAGGCGTTCCTCGCGGAGACGCTCTCCGACGTGGCACTCGAGACGCGCGTGCTGTGGCAGACGACCATCGTCGACCGGCTCTTTCAGGACGAGCTGTTGCTGAACGCCAGCCCGCCCCAAGAGCCGGTCGACGAGGTGGAGGCCGCCGACGAGAGCGACGATGGGGCCGACGGCGGCGACGAGACTCCCGCCAGCGACGCACCGACTGCACGCCTGCAGGTGCTGCCGACGTGGACCGACGAGACGGCGCTCGAGCCGGGGCAATCGATCACGCTCGACGCGTCGCGGTCGCGCGACCCGGACGGCGAGATCGTCCGCTATGAGTGGCGCGTCGGGGAGAACGGCGCGTTCGACGAGGCCGACGAGACGCTCGAGGTAACGATCGGGCCGAACGGCGACGGCACCCACCCGATCGCGCTGCGCGTCGTCGACGAGTCCGGACGGATCGATATCGACGAGGTCACGCTCTCGACTGGCTGCTAG